The sequence below is a genomic window from Streptomyces sp. NBC_00582.
GGCGGCGGTCGCGGTAGAACTGCCAGCGGTCGCGGACCTCGCGGAGCTTGGCCAGGTCCAGGTCCCGGACGACGAGTTCGGTCTCCTTGTCGCTCGCCACCTCGCCGACGAACTGGGCCTCCGGGTCCACGAAGTAGGAGGTCCCGTAGAAGTCGTTGTCGCCGAGTTCCTCGGTGCCGACCCGGTTGATCGCGCCGACGAAGTACTCGTTGGCGACGGCCGCCGCCGGCTGCTCCAGCTGCCAGAGGTAGGCGGACAGACCGCGCGAGGTGGCCGAGGGGTTGAAGACGATCTCGGCGCCCGCGAGGCCGAGCGCCCGCCAGCCCTCGGGGAAGTGGCGGTCGTAGCAGATGTACACGCCGATCTTGCCGACGGCCGTGTCGAAGATCGGCCAGCCCGCGTTCCCGGGGCGGAAGTAGAACTTCTCCCAGAAGCCCTTGACCTGCGGGATGTGGTGCTTGCGGTACTTGCCGAGGTAGGAGCCGTCGGCGTCGATCACGGCGGCCGTGTTGTAGAGGACGCCCGGCTGCTCCTCCTCGTACATCGGGAGCACCAGGACGATGCCGTGCTCCCGGGCGAGGGCCTGGAAGCGCTGGACGATCGGGCCGTCGGGGATCTGCTCGGCGTACTCGTAGAACTGCGGGTCCTGCACCTGGCAGAAGTACGGCCCGTAGAACAGCTCCTGGAAGCACAGGACCTGGGCGCCCTGCGCGGCCGCGTCGCGGACCGCCTGCTCGTGCACCTGGATCATCGATTCCTTGTCGCCGGTCCAGGCCGTCTGGAAGACGGCGGCGCGGATCACTCTGCTCATCGGGACCTCCACTCGCTCGGTGTGAGAGGACCTTAGAAAGCCGACGAGCCCGCTTTGAGTGGCACGGTGTCACGTCTGGGGGAGTCGGGCGTGCCACCGTGTCACGTCCTCCAAGTCCCATGTTTCACCGCCGTTTTCGCAGGTCGTTCCATGTTTCCGGGGTGTTGCCCGGGGCTGCCGGGACCGGTGGGTCAGGCTTGCTGGGCGTCGTGCGCGAGGAGCGCGATGTGCACCGAGGCGGCCTGTTCGAAGTCGTCCAGGTCCACCCCGAGGCGGGCCTGTATCGCCTCCAGGCGGCGGTAGAGGGCGGGGCGGGAGACGTGGTGGAGCTGGGCGGTGCGCGACTTGTTGCGGCCGGTGGCGAGATAGGTGCGCAGGACGGCGAGGAGGTCGTCTCCGGCTCCCGCGCAGAGCAGTCCGTCCAGCTCGCGCTCGGCGAAGGACTGCACGTGCGGGTCGTCGCGCAGCAGCCGGATCAGTCCGCGCAGATGGACGTCCTTGAGGCGGACGACGGGCGGCAGGTCGAGGGCGGCCGAGGAGTCGGCGACGGCGTCGGCGACGTGCCTGGCCTCGCGCAGTCCGGCCGGGACGTCGTCCCACAGGGTGCGCGGTCCGGCGGAGGCGACGACCGTGCCGGGTTCCGCGGACTCGGTGCGCAGCCGGGCCGCGAAGTGCGCGGCGAGCGCCTCGGCGTCCTGGTCGCGGGCGAGGCTCAGCAGCACGGCGGTGGCCCCGTCGGCGAGCTCCGCGACCAGCCCCGGCAGCCCCAACAGCCGTAGCATGCGGTCGAGTTGGGCGGGATCGCCGTCCCGGACGACCAGCGGGACGAAGGTGCGCCGGTTGACGGGCAGTCCGGCCGCCCGGGCCCGCGGAAGCAGTTGCCGTGCCGGTACGACACCGGAGGCGAGGTCGGTGAGGAGGCTCTGCGCGGACTGCTCCTCCCAGGTGTGGGCGGAGGCCCCGCCGAGCATGCGGTGCAGGACGAGGGCCTCGGCGGCACGGTCGGCGAGGAGACGGCCGCCGGCGGTGTCGCCGCGGTAGCCGCACAGCATGATCTCTCCCCACCGTTCGCCGCGTCCGCCGAGTTCGGCGCGGATCCAGCCGTCGCCCTCGGTGCCGCCGG
It includes:
- a CDS encoding nitrilase-related carbon-nitrogen hydrolase, translated to MSRVIRAAVFQTAWTGDKESMIQVHEQAVRDAAAQGAQVLCFQELFYGPYFCQVQDPQFYEYAEQIPDGPIVQRFQALAREHGIVLVLPMYEEEQPGVLYNTAAVIDADGSYLGKYRKHHIPQVKGFWEKFYFRPGNAGWPIFDTAVGKIGVYICYDRHFPEGWRALGLAGAEIVFNPSATSRGLSAYLWQLEQPAAAVANEYFVGAINRVGTEELGDNDFYGTSYFVDPEAQFVGEVASDKETELVVRDLDLAKLREVRDRWQFYRDRRPEAYGPLTAP
- a CDS encoding PucR family transcriptional regulator, whose amino-acid sequence is MTTTLETWGPVEPLEPALSVRQVLSLERVLAGDPEVVAGADRLDRPVRWVHVAEAPDVGVMLSGGEMVLTTGVLLAGDEGAQAEYIRSLHRAEAAAVVLGLGRAFPAPPDAMRRAAERCGLPLVVLHRPFPFAELTEEVQSRLVRRKFAAVSLSEAVRTALTALMTAGAPLQRLLDEIAHHTGCPVVVTNLAHRVLATGGERSAVDDVLRDWERIARQAGGTEGDGWIRAELGGRGERWGEIMLCGYRGDTAGGRLLADRAAEALVLHRMLGGASAHTWEEQSAQSLLTDLASGVVPARQLLPRARAAGLPVNRRTFVPLVVRDGDPAQLDRMLRLLGLPGLVAELADGATAVLLSLARDQDAEALAAHFAARLRTESAEPGTVVASAGPRTLWDDVPAGLREARHVADAVADSSAALDLPPVVRLKDVHLRGLIRLLRDDPHVQSFAERELDGLLCAGAGDDLLAVLRTYLATGRNKSRTAQLHHVSRPALYRRLEAIQARLGVDLDDFEQAASVHIALLAHDAQQA